In Streptococcus mitis, the DNA window TTTTTAGAGTTTTTTTCAGCCTCAAATCTTTAATTGTACTTGAAATTTCCTGAATGGTACTGTTAAGATTTTATGATAAAATAGTTGTAAGCTCATCATGATGTTATAGAAAAATAGTCCTTTTAGGAGTTTTCAAAGACTGTTTAGGATTGTATGTGCTTGTGTTAGACCTTTTCTGTTATTCTTTTCTTAGGAGGAGAATCCAATGAAACATATGATTATTCAGACACAGAAAACAGTCTATAAAGTAAACGTTGACGATATCTACTATATCCAAACACATCCAACTAAAGCCCATACCGTACAGATTGTTACAGAAGAGGCTAGTTTTAATATGGTTCAAAATTTAAGTAATCTTGAGAACCAATATGGGGAAAACTTGATGAGGTGTCATCGAAATTGTTTGGTCAATCTTGATAAATTAAAATCGATTGATTTTCAAGAAAGAATCCTTTTTCTCGGAGAAGAAGGTCAATACGCTGTCAAGTATGCCAGACGTCGCTATAGAGAAATTCGTCAAAAATGGTTGAAAGAAGGAGAGTAAGAAGATGAGAATATTTGTTTTAGAAGATGATTTTTCCCAACAAGCTAGAATTGAAACGACCATTGAGAAACTTTTGAAAGAACATCATATCACTCCCAGCTCTTTTGAGGTCTTTGGCAAGCCAGATCAACTGCTGGCAGAGGTGCATGAGAAGGGGGCGCATCAGCTTTTCTTTTTGGATATTGAGATTCGAAACGAAGAGATGAAGGGGCTAGAGGTGGCTAGAAAGATTCGGGAACGGGACCCCTATGCTCTGATTGTCTTTGTGACGACTCACTCGGAGTTTATGCCCTTGTCCTTTCGCTACCAAGTGTCTGCTTTGGACTACATTGATAAGGCCCTTTCGGCAGAGGAGTTTGAATCTCGGATCGAGACAGCCCTTCTCTATGCCAATAGTCAAGACAGTAAAAGTCTGGCGGAAGATTGCTTTTACTTTAAATCAAAATTTGCTCAATTCCAGTATCCCTTTAAAGAGGTTTACTATATCGAAACGTCCCCAAGACCCCATCGTGTTATTCTCTATACCAAGACGGACAGGCTGGAATTTACGGCGAGTTTAGAGGAGGTTCTCAAGCAGGAGCCTCGTTTCTTGCAGTGTCATCGCTCTTTTCTAGTCAATCCAACTAATGTAGTTCGTTTGGATAAGAAAGAAAAACTCCTTTTCTTTCCTAATGGTGGAAGCTGTCTCATCGCGCGTTATAAGGTCAGGGAAGTGTCTGAGGCTATCACTAACTTACACTGAGCTAGGAGAATTTATGAACATTGCTTGGATATTGTTGTATACACTTGTTACTAATGGACTAGAAATTGTCATCTTCTTTAAGGTAGATGGAATTGATCTTACTTTCGAGAGGATTTTTAAGGCCTTTCTTTTTAAGATACTGTTGGCCTTTGTTTTTGTAATGATTAGCTATATAGTAGGAAATATTTACCTATCTTATTTTATGGAACCCTTGTATGGCATCGGTTTGTCTTTCTTATTGTTAAGAGGACTTCCTAAAAAACTGCTTTTCTTTTATGGTCTCTTTCCAATGATATTGATGAATCTCTTTGATAGAGGTGTTTCTTATTTTGTACTTCCATTTTTGGAACAAGGGCAAGTATATGATGACTACTCATTTACTGGGTTATGTATAATAATTTTCAATTTCTTCATTTCTCTAGCCTTTTTGAAATGGTTGGACTATGATTTTACTAGTTTGAGAAGGGAGATTCTCGATAAAGGTTTTCAAAAGTCCCTGACTAAGATTAACTGGATAATGGGGGCTTACTATTTGGTGATACAAAGTCTGTCTTACTTTGAATATGAGCAAGGTATTCAATCAACGACTGTTCGCCATCTCATCCTAGTGTTCTACCTCCTATTTTTTATGGGGATTATCAAGAAATTGGATACCTATTTGAAGGACAAACTCCATGAGAGATTGGACCAAGAGCAGGCCTTGCGCTACAGAGATATGGAACGCTATAGTCGGCATATAGAGGAACTTTACAAGGAAGTCCGGAGCTTTCGCCATGACTACATTAACCTCTTAACCAGCTTACGTCTGGGCATTGAAGAGGAGGACATGGAGCAGATAAAAGAGGTCTACGACTCCGTCTTAAAGGATTCTAGTGAAAAATTGCAGGACAACAAATATGACCTAGGCCGATTGGTGAATATTCGGGACCGTGCCCTCAAAAGTCTCCTCGCGGGAAAATTTCTAAAAGCCAGAGATAAGAAGATTGTCTTTAATGTCGAAGTTCCTGAGGAGATTCAGGTTGAGGGGATGAGCCTGCTTGATTTTCTAACCATTGTGTCTATTCTTTGTGACAATGCTATTGAAGCTAGTGTAGAAGCCTGTCAACCTCATGTTTCAATCGCCTTTTTAAAAAATGGAGCACAGGAGACATTTATCATTGAAAATTCCATCAAAGAAGAGGGTATAGACATTTCTGAAATCTTCTCCTTTGGAGCAAGTTCCAAAGGGGAGGAAAGAGGAGTTGGTCTCTATACCGTCATGAAAATTGTGGAAAGCCATCCTAATACCAGTCTAAATACCACCTGTCAAAATCAAGTCTTTCGTCAGGTTTTAACGGTTCACTCGATGTCGGTTGATGATTAGAAGATCTGTTGAAAGAAGTACTACCTGTAGTCATCAATTAAAATGCCATAGTATATGAGGTATCCTATATGAATAAGAAATCCTTTTTTATCATCTGTTCTACGTTGATTATAGCATCGAATCTTCTCATGATTTCCGTGGTGAACAAGGGAGAAGAAACAGGGAGCAACCTGTTTGTGATTGCTATAGCCTGTGTTATGCTACCAGCCTTTTTATATGCAGTTGAAAACAGACTTACTTCAATGGTAAGAGTAGAATCAATACTCCTGATTCAGTTGACAGTTATATCCCTACTCCGTCTTATCAATAGAATAGGGAGTACGCCTGAAATCCTCAACATTATCATTACCCTTATCGCTTTGGCAAGTGGGACAGCTGCTATCCTTGTTGCGATTATGAGAATATATGAGAACATACGGAAGTGAGGGTGAGTAGTTTTCTATTTTGTATTTTCACATTGTCAAGTTCCCCCAGGGCAAGTATGTTTTTCATGCTTGCTTTTTTAAATTTTTTACAATTCAAGATGTTTTGATGACCATTTATGATTTGGATGGAAAATTTTAAAAAATAGTAGTATACTAACCTTATTAAGGTTGCAATAGGACGAAAATAAAAAGAGGTATTCCTCGTGAATGCAAAAACAATGTTACAATTGGATATTACGGTTGCTTAAAAGCTTGAGCCTGTAAATAGAGGAACTGTACTTGGAGGTAATTATGGATTTCAAAAGTTTTCTTATTGTTTTTGTTGTTGGCATGTTTGTTTCTTTTATTACTTCTTTAATTAGGGAAAAAATTTTAAAATCTCCAAAGAAGAATAAAGATAGATCTAATTAGATAAAGAGATTTTTATCGCTAGTTTAATCTACAGCGGAGTTTCTTTAATATTGTTTCGCCTGTTAAAATGATATGTGATAGCAGGATAAAAAATCTACAAATTAAGTTGGTATCAATACGGTGTAAAGGGCAAGTATGTTTTTCATGCTTGCTTTTTAAATTTTTTACAATTCAAGATGTTTTGATGACCATTTATGATTTGAGTGATCCAAGGATAAAATGAGTGCTATACTAGCAGTGTAAAGGTTCTAGCTCAACTAAGATAAAGCACACGTTTAGGAGGAAATCTTATGAAGAAAAAAATACTTGTCATTTTTATCTTGTATCTGATCATGTCCATCTTTCTATATCCGCTTAGGGAGAGTGCTTGGTATCAGCTATTTTATACCATAGCCTATGTGATTGCAGTTATGATTTATTTTGCTTTAATGAAAAAGAAAGGAGCAAAGAAATGAAAACTTTTCTTGCTAAAAAACAGACCATCTTCCTTGCGAGATTGTTCCTAGGGCAGTTGCCCTTACTTATCTCTACTTATCTATTTCTATCTCGTCAGTTTTTAAATTTTTCTTTAATTTTCCAATTTCTTTTAGTGGTTATTAACTTGGCTTCTATTTTGGTCACTGTTTACCTCACTAGGGAAATGAGGATAAGAAAGTTTGAAGATGATGATTTGGTTAGTCCTAGAACCAATCAACTCATGTTCATCGGCTTGACAGGTTTTATGTCTATTATTTGTTTGTATAGAGGTGTCACAGCAGGAGAATCTTACCAACAACTAATTGCCTATATTGGCGCTATTCTCTGCTTGATTATTATGCTTCTACTCATTTGGGGCTTGAAGTATTATAAAAAGTAGGGAAGAACTTGCGGCTAGTCTATAGTCTGATAAGAGGAGGTCATCATGTATAAACACTTATTTTTCCTAGATTCAAAAACCTTAGACTGGTTGACACCTTATATTCTGGTCTTGGCTTCTGACACCATTGCTTTTAATGTTTTTGTGCTAACCTTTGTATCTGTGGTGGTCTTTTATTTCCTAAATCCCATGTTATCTTTAATGGCTATCTTCTTAGGGGCTGGCTATGTGGTCGGATTTTGGTTGCTAAAATGGTTTGTTTTGGAAAGACTAGAGTTAAAGGATGACTTGTAGGGAAGTTTGTTTGTTGAGGAGGATAATTTTATGAAGTTTTTTGATAAATTTCATGCCTTTTGTTTTGGATTTTTAGTACTACTAATCGTCATTACAGTTCCTTATACGATTAACCATGGGGATTTTTTTCAAAATGAATCTGAATTGATTATTGTAAGTCTTCTAGTAACCTCGCTGAGTGTTGCTTATGCTAGAAAGTTTGAAATGATTTCTTTTGGGATGTTAAGCAAGAAAGAACTTTTGCTTTTCATTGCAATCTTTTTTCTAAGCGTTCTTGAGACGCTAGTTTATATTCATTTCTTCGCTGTTTCTTCTGGCGCAGGAGTTCAACACTTGGCGGAAGTCAGTAGAGGAATTTCTCTGTCTTTGATTTTGACTTCCTCAGTTTTTGGTCCCATCCAGGAGGAACTCATTTTCAGAGGACTTCTTCAAGGTGCCGTTTTTGACAATTCTTGGTTAGGGCTTGTGCTAACTTCCTCTCTCTTTTCTTTCATGCATGGACCTTCTAATGTCCCTTCGTTTATTTTTTATCTACTTGGGGGCTTGTTGCTGGGCTTTGCTTATAAAAAGAGCCAAAACTTATGGGTTTCTACTCTAGTCCACATGTTTTACAACAGTTGGCCACTCTTATATTATTTATAAAAATCATGAAAAGGTAAGCAGAAGACGGTGCTTGCCTTTTTCTTTCTATAATGATACCCAAGCCAATCCAGATGCTTTTCTTTGAGAATCGGGCGTGGAGCGGTTGACGAATAGGCCAAAAACTAGTAGAATAGTAAGGAAACTTTATACGGAGGAAAGAAATGGATTTGGGTGATAATGAGCTAACACTGACTCCCATACCTGGGAAAAGTGGCAAGGCTTATATGGGTAGCTATCCCGATGGGAAGCGTATCTTTGTAAAAATGAACACCTCTCCAATCCTACCTGGTCTAGCTAGAGAACAAATTGCTCCACAATTATTATGGAGTCGCCGTTTGGCAGATGGGCGTGATATGTGTGCTCAAGAATGGTTGACAGGCAAAATATTGACCCCCTATGATATGAATCGTAAGCAAATCGTCAATATTTTAACCCGCCTTCATCGCTCACGTCCGTTGATGACGCAGTTGAGTCGTTTGGGCTATGCCATGGAAACACCTGTAGATTTACTACAGTCTTGGCAGGAAACGGCTCCAGATGCTTTGCGTAAAAATCATTTTATCAGTGAAGTGATGGCTGATTTACGTCAGACTATTCCAGGATTTAGAGAGGACCATGCGACCATTGTCCATGGAGATGTACGACATAGTAATTGGATTGAGACAGACAGTGGCTTGATTTATTTGGTAGATTGGGATTCGGTTCGCTTGACCGATCGCATGTTTGATGTGGCCCATATGCTCTGCCATTATATTCCAGAACATCAGTGGAAGGAATGGTTGACCTACTACGGTTACAAGTACAATCAAACAGTATTAAATAAATTGTATTGGTACGGTCAATTGTCTTATTTGAGCCAGATTTCCAAGTATTATATGAACCAAGATTTAGAAAATGTCAATCGGGAGATTCATGGCTTGCGTCACTTCCGAGACAAGTATGGAAAGAGAAGATGAGAGTTAGAAATCGTAAAGGGGCGACAGAATTACTAGAGGCAAATCCTCAGTATGTGGTCCTCAATCCCTTGGAAGCCAAGGGGAAATGGCGGGACTTGTTTGGTAACGACAATCCCATTCATGTGGAAGTTGGAAGTGGAAAGGGTGCCTTTGTTTCGGGTATGGCCAAGCAAAACCCTGACATCAACTATATCGGGATTGATATTCAAAAGTCTGTTTTGAGCTACGCTTTGGACAAGGTGCTTGAAGTTGGAGTACCTAATATCAAGCTTTTGTGGGTAGATGGTTCTGACTTGACTGACTATTTTGAAGACGGTGAGATTGATCGCTTGTATCTGAACTTTTCAGATCCATGGCCTAAAAAACGCCATGAAAAGCGTCGTTTGACCTACAAAACCTTCTTGGATACCTTTAAGCGTATCTTGCCTGAAAATGGAGAAATTCATTTCAAGACGGATAACCGTGGCTTATTTGAGTACAGCCTAGTGAGCTTTTCTCAGTATGGCATGAAGCTCAATGGTGTCTGGCTTGATTTACATGCCAGTGATTTTGAAGGCAATGTCATGACTGAATATGAGCAAAAATTCTCCAACAAGGGGCAAGTTATCTACCGAGTTGAGGCAGAATTTTAAGAAATAGCCTAAAATCAGGCTATATAAGTGCTTTTGCTTTACATAAGTTGGCAAACGTGCTATACTAAGAGTAAGAATATGAGAAAGAGAGGCGGGGAAATATCTTCGCCTCTTGCTTATGAGGAGGTGGACGCAATCGCAACAATCGTAGAATTAGTCAGAGAAGTTGTAGAACCTGTCATAGAAGCTCCTTTCGAACTCGTGGATATCGAGTATGGAAAGATTGGCAGTGACATGATTCTCAGTATTTTTGTAGATAAACCTGAAGGAATTACCTTGAACGACACGGCAGACTTGACAGAAATTATTAGTCCTGTCCTAGACACTATCAAGCCAGATCCCTTCCCAGAACAATATTTCCTAGAAATTACCAGTCCAGGCTTGGAACGTCCTTTAAAAACCAAGGATGCCGTTGCTGGAGCGGTTGGGAAATACATCCATGTCGGGCTCTACCAAGCCATCGATAAGCAAAAGGTCTTTGAAGGAACCTTGTTGGCCTTTGAAGAGGACGAGTTGACTATGGAATATATGGACAAGACACGTAAGAAAACTGTCCAAATTCCATACAGTTTAGTATCAAAAGCACGTTTAGCAGTTAAATTATAGAAAAAGAAAGGATAGCTTTTGAGGATTCAAAAGTGAAGAAAACATGAGTAAAGAAATGCTAGAGGCCTTCCGCATTTTGGAAGAAGACAAGGGAATCAAAAAAGAAGACATCATCGACGCAGTCGTAGAGTCGCTTCGTTCCGCTTATCGCAGACGCTATGGTCAATCAGACAGCGTAGCTATTGACTTCAACGAAAAAACAGGTGATTTTACAGTTTATACTGTCCGTGAAGTTGTTGATGAAGTATTTGATAGCCGTTTGGAAATCAGCTTGAAAGACGCTCTTGCCATTAATTCAGCCTATGAACTTGGTGACAAAATCAAGTTTGAAGAAGCACCTGCTGAGTTTGGTCGTGTAGCAGCTCAATCTGCCAAACAAACCATCATGGAAAAAATGCGCAAGCAAACACGTGCCATTACTTACAATACTTACAAAGAACATGAGCAAGAAATCATGTCTGGTACAGTAGAACGCTTTGACAACCGCTTTATCTATGTCAACCTTGGCAGCATTGAAGCCCAATTGTCAAAACAAGACCAAATCCCTGGGGAAGTTTTTGCTTCTCATGATCGTATCGAAGTTTATGTTTACAAGGTTGAAGATAACCCTCGTGGTGTCAACGTCTTTGTTAGCCGTAGCCATCCAGAAATGATCAAACGTTTGATGGAGCAAGAAATTCCTGAAGTTTATGATGGAACTGTTGAAATCATGAGCGTGGCTCGTGAAGCAGGTGACCGTACGAAGGTTGCTGTTCGTAGCCATAATCCAAACGTGGACGCTATCGGTACAATCGTTGGACGTGGTGGAGCTAACATCAAGAAAATCACTAGCAAATTCCACCCAGCTCGCTATGATGCTAAGAGCGACCGTATGGTACCAATCGAAGAAAATATCGACGTTATCGAGTGGGTAGCAGATCCAGCTGAATTTATCTACAATGCCATTGCTCCTGCTGAGGTTGACCAAGTTATCTTTGATGAAAACGACAGCAAACGTGCCTTGGTGGTTGTTCCTGATAACAAGCTTTCTCTTGCAATCGGTCGTCGTGGACAAAACGTTCGCTTGGCAGCTCACTTGACTGGTTACCGTATCGATATCAAGTCTGCTAGCGAATTTGAAGCTATGGAAGAAGCTGGTTCGGTAGATTTGGAAGCAGAAAACGATACTGTAGAAGAATAAAAGCTGCTAGAGGAGGGAAAGATGAAAACGAGAAAAATCCCTTTGCGCAAGTCTGTTGTGTCCAATGAAGTGATTGATAAGCGTGATTTGCTCCGCATTGTCAAGAACAAGGAAGGACAAGTCTTTATCGATCCGACAGGCAAGGCCAACGGCCGCGGCGCTTATATCAAGCTAGACAATGCTGAAGCCCTAGAGGCAAAAAAGAAGAAGGTCTTTAACCGTAGCTTTGACATGGAAGTGGAAGAAAGCTTTTATGATGAGTTGATCGCTTATGTGGATCACAAAGTGAAAAGAAGAGAGTTAGGACTTGAATAAGCAAAAGATAAGCAATCTCTTGGGACTTGCTCAGAGAGCAGGACGGATTATATCGGGTGAGGAATTGGTGGTTAAGGCCATTCAAGCTGGCAAGGCCAAGATGGTTTTTCTAGCCCATGATGCTGGACCCAATCTGACAAAGAAGATTCAAGATAAAAGTCATTATTATCAAGTAGAAATTGTAACCGTGTTTTCAACACTGGAATTAAGCATAGCAGTCGGAAAATCAAGAAAGGTTTTGGCTGTAACAGATGCTGGATTTACAAAGAAAATGAGGTCTCTTATGGAATAGAAGAGGAGGACATGATTTGTCTAAGAAAAGATTGTACGAAATCGCAAAAGAACTTGGAAAAGAAAGTAAAGAAGTTGTAGCGCGTGCAAAAGAGTTGGGCTTGGATGTGAAAAGCCACTCATCAAGTGTGGAAGAAGCTGTCGCTGCAAAAATCGCTGCCAGCTTTAAGCCTGCAGCTGCTCCGAAAGCCGAAGCAAAACCTGCAGCACCAAAAGCAAGTGCAGAAAAGAAAGCCGAAAAATCTGAGTCAGCTAAACCAGCTGTAGCTAAGGAAGAGGCAAAAGCGCCAGAGCAAGTTGCTCCGAAGGCAGAAAAAGTAGCAGCTAAACCGCAAAGCCGTAATTTTAAGGCTGAGCGTGAAGCTCGTGCCAAAGAACAGGCAGAACGACGCAAGCAAAATAAGGGCAATAACCGTGACCAACAAAACGGAAACCGTCAGAAAAACGATGGCCGTAATGGTGGAAAACAAGGTCAAGGCAATCGCGACAATCGTCGCTTTAATGACCAAGCTAAGAAACAGCAAGGTCAGCAAAATCGTGGAAATGAGCGCCGTCAACAAGAGGACAAACGTCCACATCAAGCGGCTCCACGTATTGACTTTAAAGCCCGTGCAGCAGCCCTAAAAGCAGAGCAAAATGCAGAGTACGCACGTTCAAGTGAGGAACGTTTCAAGCAGACTCAGGCTGCCAAAGAAGCCTTGGCCCAAGCAAACAAACGCAAGGAGCCAGAGGAAATCTTTGAAGAAGTGGCTAAGTTAGCTGAACAAGCGCAACAAGAACAGCAAGTTCAAGCAGTGGTTGAACTTACTCCTGTAGCTAAAGAAGCGCCAGTGGATACACGTCGTAAAAAACAAGCTCGACCAGACAAAGAACGTGACGATTATGATCACGAAGAAGATGGTCCTAGAAAACAACAAAAGAATCGAAGTAGTCAAAATCAAGTGAGAAATCAAAAGAATAGTAACTGGAATAACAACAAAAAGAACAAAAAAGGCAATAACAAGAACAACCGTAATCAGACTCCAAAACCTGTTACGGAGCGTAAATTCCATGAATTGCCAACAGAATTTGAATATACAGATGGTATGACCGTTGCGGAAATCGCAAAACGTATCAAACGTGAACCAGCTGAAATCGTTAAGAAACTCTTTATGATGGGTGTCATGGCCACACAAAACCAATCCTTGGATGGGGAAACAATTGAACTCCTCATGGTGGATTATGGTATCGAAGCCAAACAAAAGGTTGAAGTGGATAATGCCGATATCGAACGTTTCTTTGTCGAAGATGGTTATCTTAATGAAGATGAGTTGGTTGAGCGTCCACCAGTTGTAACTATCATGGGACACGTTGACCACGGTAAAACAACTCTCCTAGATACCCTTCGTAACTCTCGTGTTGCGACAGGTGAAGCAGGTGGTATCACTCAGCATATCGGTGCCTACCAAATTGTGGAAAATGGCAAGAAGATCACCTTCCTTGATACACCAGGACACGCGGCCTTTACATCGATGCGTGCGCGTGGTGCTTCTGTTACCGATATTACTATCTTGGTTGTAGCGGCAGATGACGGGGTTATGCCTCAGACTATCGAAGCCATCAACCACTCAAAAGCGGCCAACGTTCCAATCATCGTAGCCATCAACAAAATTGATAAACCAGGTGCCAACCCAGAACGTGTTATCGGTGAATTGGCAGAGCATGGAGTTATGTCAACAGCTTGGGGCGGAGATTCTGAATTTGTTGAAATCTCAGCTAAATTCAACCAAAACATCGAAGAATTGTTGGAAACAGTCCTTCTTGTGGCTGAAATCCAAGAACTCAAGGCAGACCCAACAGTTCGTGCGATTGGTACAGTTATCGAAGCGCGCTTGGATAAAGGAAAAGGTGCGGTTGCAACCCTTCTTGTGCAACAAGGTACCTTGAATGTTCAAGACCCAATCGTTGTCGGAAATACTTTCGGTCGTGTCCGTGCTATGACCAATGACCTTGGTCGTCGTGTTAAAGTTGCTGGACCATCAACACCAGTTTCTATCACAGGTTTGAACGAAGCGCCAATGGCGGGTGACCACTTTGCCGTTTACGAAGATGAAAAATCTGCGCGTGCAGCCGGTGAAGAGCGTGCCAAACGTGCCCTCATGAAACAACGTCAAGCTACCCAACGTGTCAGCCTTGAAAACCTCTTTGATACCCTTAAAGCTGGTGAACTCAAATCTGTTAACGTTATCATCAAGGCTGATGTACAAGGTTCAGTTGAAGCCCTTTCTGCATCACTTCAAAAGATCGATGTGGAAGGTGTCAAAGTGACCATTGTTCACTCGGCTGTCGGTGCCATCAACGAATCTGACGTGACTCTTGCTGAAGCTTCAAATGCTTTCATCGTTGGTTTCAACGTACGCCCTACACCACAAGCTCGTCAACAGGCAGAAGCTGACGATGTGGAAATCCGTCTCCACAGCATTATCTATAAGGTTATCGAAGAGATGGAAGAAGCCATGAAAGGGATGCTTGACCCAGAATTTGAAGAAAAAGTTATCGGTGAAGCAGTTATCCGTGAAACCTTCAAGGTGTCTAAAGTCGGAACTATCGGTGGATTCATGGTTATCAACGGTAAGGTTACCCGTGACTCTAAAGTTCGTGTTATCCGTGATGGTGTCGTTATCTATGACGGCGAACTCGCAAGCTTGAAACACTACAAAGATGACGTCAAAGAAGTTACAAACGGTCGTGAAGGTGGATTGATGATTGATGGCTACAATGATATCAAAACTGATGATGTGATTGAGGCCTACGTCATGGAAGAAATCAAGAGATAAGATTTTTT includes these proteins:
- a CDS encoding YlxQ-related RNA-binding protein, producing the protein MNKQKISNLLGLAQRAGRIISGEELVVKAIQAGKAKMVFLAHDAGPNLTKKIQDKSHYYQVEIVTVFSTLELSIAVGKSRKVLAVTDAGFTKKMRSLME
- the ccrZ gene encoding cell cycle regulator CcrZ, whose product is MDLGDNELTLTPIPGKSGKAYMGSYPDGKRIFVKMNTSPILPGLAREQIAPQLLWSRRLADGRDMCAQEWLTGKILTPYDMNRKQIVNILTRLHRSRPLMTQLSRLGYAMETPVDLLQSWQETAPDALRKNHFISEVMADLRQTIPGFREDHATIVHGDVRHSNWIETDSGLIYLVDWDSVRLTDRMFDVAHMLCHYIPEHQWKEWLTYYGYKYNQTVLNKLYWYGQLSYLSQISKYYMNQDLENVNREIHGLRHFRDKYGKRR
- the blpZ gene encoding immunity protein BlpZ — encoded protein: MYKHLFFLDSKTLDWLTPYILVLASDTIAFNVFVLTFVSVVVFYFLNPMLSLMAIFLGAGYVVGFWLLKWFVLERLELKDDL
- a CDS encoding CPBP family intramembrane glutamic endopeptidase, which encodes MKFFDKFHAFCFGFLVLLIVITVPYTINHGDFFQNESELIIVSLLVTSLSVAYARKFEMISFGMLSKKELLLFIAIFFLSVLETLVYIHFFAVSSGAGVQHLAEVSRGISLSLILTSSVFGPIQEELIFRGLLQGAVFDNSWLGLVLTSSLFSFMHGPSNVPSFIFYLLGGLLLGFAYKKSQNLWVSTLVHMFYNSWPLLYYL
- a CDS encoding response regulator transcription factor encodes the protein MRIFVLEDDFSQQARIETTIEKLLKEHHITPSSFEVFGKPDQLLAEVHEKGAHQLFFLDIEIRNEEMKGLEVARKIRERDPYALIVFVTTHSEFMPLSFRYQVSALDYIDKALSAEEFESRIETALLYANSQDSKSLAEDCFYFKSKFAQFQYPFKEVYYIETSPRPHRVILYTKTDRLEFTASLEEVLKQEPRFLQCHRSFLVNPTNVVRLDKKEKLLFFPNGGSCLIARYKVREVSEAITNLH
- the trmB gene encoding tRNA (guanosine(46)-N7)-methyltransferase TrmB, producing the protein MRVRNRKGATELLEANPQYVVLNPLEAKGKWRDLFGNDNPIHVEVGSGKGAFVSGMAKQNPDINYIGIDIQKSVLSYALDKVLEVGVPNIKLLWVDGSDLTDYFEDGEIDRLYLNFSDPWPKKRHEKRRLTYKTFLDTFKRILPENGEIHFKTDNRGLFEYSLVSFSQYGMKLNGVWLDLHASDFEGNVMTEYEQKFSNKGQVIYRVEAEF
- a CDS encoding sensor histidine kinase, producing the protein MNIAWILLYTLVTNGLEIVIFFKVDGIDLTFERIFKAFLFKILLAFVFVMISYIVGNIYLSYFMEPLYGIGLSFLLLRGLPKKLLFFYGLFPMILMNLFDRGVSYFVLPFLEQGQVYDDYSFTGLCIIIFNFFISLAFLKWLDYDFTSLRREILDKGFQKSLTKINWIMGAYYLVIQSLSYFEYEQGIQSTTVRHLILVFYLLFFMGIIKKLDTYLKDKLHERLDQEQALRYRDMERYSRHIEELYKEVRSFRHDYINLLTSLRLGIEEEDMEQIKEVYDSVLKDSSEKLQDNKYDLGRLVNIRDRALKSLLAGKFLKARDKKIVFNVEVPEEIQVEGMSLLDFLTIVSILCDNAIEASVEACQPHVSIAFLKNGAQETFIIENSIKEEGIDISEIFSFGASSKGEERGVGLYTVMKIVESHPNTSLNTTCQNQVFRQVLTVHSMSVDD
- a CDS encoding LytTR family DNA-binding domain-containing protein, translated to MKHMIIQTQKTVYKVNVDDIYYIQTHPTKAHTVQIVTEEASFNMVQNLSNLENQYGENLMRCHRNCLVNLDKLKSIDFQERILFLGEEGQYAVKYARRRYREIRQKWLKEGE
- the rimP gene encoding ribosome maturation factor RimP, producing the protein MDAIATIVELVREVVEPVIEAPFELVDIEYGKIGSDMILSIFVDKPEGITLNDTADLTEIISPVLDTIKPDPFPEQYFLEITSPGLERPLKTKDAVAGAVGKYIHVGLYQAIDKQKVFEGTLLAFEEDELTMEYMDKTRKKTVQIPYSLVSKARLAVKL
- a CDS encoding immunity protein; this translates as MKTFLAKKQTIFLARLFLGQLPLLISTYLFLSRQFLNFSLIFQFLLVVINLASILVTVYLTREMRIRKFEDDDLVSPRTNQLMFIGLTGFMSIICLYRGVTAGESYQQLIAYIGAILCLIIMLLLIWGLKYYKK
- the rnpM gene encoding RNase P modulator RnpM; its protein translation is MKTRKIPLRKSVVSNEVIDKRDLLRIVKNKEGQVFIDPTGKANGRGAYIKLDNAEALEAKKKKVFNRSFDMEVEESFYDELIAYVDHKVKRRELGLE
- the nusA gene encoding transcription termination factor NusA, whose amino-acid sequence is MSKEMLEAFRILEEDKGIKKEDIIDAVVESLRSAYRRRYGQSDSVAIDFNEKTGDFTVYTVREVVDEVFDSRLEISLKDALAINSAYELGDKIKFEEAPAEFGRVAAQSAKQTIMEKMRKQTRAITYNTYKEHEQEIMSGTVERFDNRFIYVNLGSIEAQLSKQDQIPGEVFASHDRIEVYVYKVEDNPRGVNVFVSRSHPEMIKRLMEQEIPEVYDGTVEIMSVAREAGDRTKVAVRSHNPNVDAIGTIVGRGGANIKKITSKFHPARYDAKSDRMVPIEENIDVIEWVADPAEFIYNAIAPAEVDQVIFDENDSKRALVVVPDNKLSLAIGRRGQNVRLAAHLTGYRIDIKSASEFEAMEEAGSVDLEAENDTVEE